GCTCTGACAACCTATATGATGACCCCTACCAGCCAGAGCTGACCCAGGGCCCTCTCCAGcagcctgcagccccagctcccaCTTCTACCACCTCTTCTGCCCGCCGCCGGGCCTACTGCCGCAACCGGGACCACTTTGCCACCATCCGTACTGCCTCCCTGGTAAGTGCAGCCATTCTCCCTCGGGCCAGAGGGCCCAATCATCTAAGTCCAGAAATGATTTTCTCCTTATGGCACATGGTTAAGTTCAAATTCTACCCTCGCTTATGGTAGCTGTCTCTTGCCTTTTCTTCACTTCAACCTCCAGGGGATTGGCCACATTGGGTATTCCTAGCTTGGCAGACTCTTACTCCGTTTTTGTGGCTGGGCTTAAATCATGTCTCCTTGGGTGCcttcccaggcccctggccaaTTGGATGCTCCTGAACAGCATTATGACAgatgtgctgggctctgtgtttGTGGAGGGCTAGGGTGGTGGTCAGGCATCTGCCTCATACCAGTGATTGGCTCTCAGGTTCACATACCTGCCTATATTTAACCCGGCTCCTCTGGGAGGGAGCCAGGATGATCCCATTTGAGAGGTGAGGCAGCCATGACTCAGAGGCCTGCTTGCCTGAGGCACTGCCCTAGCATTGTTGATGGTTGTCAAATTCTGTAAGCAGACGTTGGCCCTTTCCTAACATTAAGTCATAGCAGTGTTTTCCCAGTTGACAGGGAAAAGTGGGTAGACATTTAGATTACATTCCTGCTTAGCTGCAAGCACCAACAACCCCTTACTTGGTCTAGTGATCTCTGCATGTGGTTGGTTCTGTTAGGTCAACTCTTCAAATCCAGTGATGCTTGGTTCTTTGTGATACTGTGCAGAGAAATCTGTGACTTCCAGGGTATTGGCCACCTGGACAATGGACCTGAGCTCAAATCTCAGCTGAGGACATCCAGTCCCAGTGTTCTTGTTATTCCAACATCTCATGGCCCAGATCCAGTTCTGAATTTGGGCTATAATGATCCTCAGTGTTTGCTGAAGGAGAACGAAGCCAATACTTAGTGGTTCACAGTGTTCTAGACACTAGTACATACTAGTATGTATCAAAGTTAATCTCCACAGCCCTCTATAAGGAGATATTATGGCcccatttaatagatgaggaaactgaggtttagcaACCTTAACTTGCATGAGGTCACATggttagtaagtggcagagctgggacaggGACCCAGGTCTGTATGATTACTCTCTTTTTGTTggtattaatcctcacctgaggatattttcccattgatttttagagagaatggaagagaggggaagagacagagaaaaacattgatgtgagagaaatacatcaattggttgcctcccgcacacacactGAGcaaggccagggatcgagcccgcaacctaggtatgcgtccttgaccagaatcgaacctgggaccctttattccataggctgacgctctgtctactgagccaaaccggcctggACTGTATGATTACTCTTTTGAACTAATCTGAATTGTCCTACTTTTACACCGGGCCCTGTGCTCAGTACCCTTATTATCTCATCACCCTGTGAAGTCAGTTATATTGTCATTATCCAGTtgagggctcagagaggttatgtgtGAGGAAGGTACCAAATGTGCGAATTAAACCCATGAGTCTAAAACCCATGTTCTTTCTTCATAGAGCATGAAGACTGTGTGTGCTAATAAAATGGGGGCCAAGGCTGAGCCcttcttctcattctctctcctgccccaggtCAGCCGTCAGATCCAGGAGCATGAGCAGGACTCAGCTCTGAGGGAGCAGCTAAGTGGCTATAAGCGGATGCGACGACAGCACCAGAAACAGCTGCTGGCCCTGGAGTCACGGCTGAGGGGTGAACGTGAGGAGCATAGTGCACGGCTGCAGCGAGAGCTTGAGGCACAGCGGGCTGGCTTCGGGGCTGAGGCAGAAAAGCTGTCACGGCGGCACCAGGCCATCGGTGAAAAGGAGGCACGAGCTGCCCAGGCTGAGGAACGAAAGTTCCAGCAGCACATCCTTGGGCAGCAGAAGAAGGAGTTGGCTGCCCTGCTGGAGGCGCAGAAGCGAACCTACAAACTTCGGAAGGAGCAACTAAAGGAGGTGGGATAGGCTCCAGCAGTGGATAGGGCCTGGTGGTGAAAGAGGCAGTCCCTGACCACCCTgctctccccactgcccaggaGCTTCAGGAGAATCCCAGCACACCCAAGCGGGAGAAGGCTGAGTGGCTTTTGCGGCAGAAGGAGCAGCTGCAGCAGTGCCAGGCGGAAGAGGAGGCAGGGCTGCTACGGCGGCAGCGCCAATACTTTGAGTTGCAGTGTCGCCAATATAAGCGCAAAATGCTGCTGGCTCGTCATAGCCTGGACCAAGATCTGCTGCGAGAGGTGGGTCACCCCATTCCCCTCCCGGATCCCAGacatccttttaaaataaatacatagccctaaccggtttggctcagtggatagagtgtcggcctaaggactgaaaggtcccaggttcgattccagtcaagggcaagtaccttggttgtgggcacatccccagtaggtgtgcaggaagcagctgatcgatgtttctaactctctatccctctccctttctttctgtaaaaaaattaatgaaaaatattttttaaaataataaataaataaataaaaattaaatatatatacgaaatcaatatatataaattgatttcagagtgatatatataatatatataatataatcaatatacatattgatttcagagaggaagggaaggggggagagagatagaaacatcagtgatgagagaatcattgattggctgcctcctgcatgccccatactgggaatggagcccacaatccaggcatgtgccctgacggaatcgaacctcaacctcctggttcacaggtcaacgctcaaccactgagccatgctggcccggCCCAGACATCCTTTTTCATTTGCCTCACTTGTCTTTTGCCTCAGCCCACCTTCATGTTATGGTTCTGCTTCTCTTGAACACCCCTTGTGCTTCTCATGCCCACCAGAAAGACCCTGCTAGAGTTCCCTTAATATTCTGTtcctagccctagcccgtttggctcagtggatagagcgtcggcctgcagactgaagggccccaggttcgattctggtcaagggcatgtgacttggttgcaggcacatccccagtgtcgggtgtgtaggagacagctgatcgatatttctctctcatcgatgtttctaactctctatctctctccctcctctctgtaaaaaatcaataaaatatatatatttttattttttttaaaaatatattttattgatttttttacagagaggaagagagagagatagagagttagaaacatcgatgagagagaaacatcgatcagctgcctcctgcacatcccccactggggaagtgcccacaacccaggtacatgcccttgaccggaatcgaacccgggacccttcagtccgcaggccaacgctctatccactgaggcaaaccggtttcggcaataaaatatatattttttaaaaaaaaaaaagattctgttcCCAGACCAGCCAGGAGTTTGGCTCCCTTATATCCCTCATCTTCCCACCCTCAGCTTCTTCTGCCAAAGAGTTTTGGGGCTCTCACACCAACAAGGTTTCCTAAATGGACTCTGGGCCCCGCCCCTCTTCTGCTTCAGGACTTGaacaagaaacaaacacagaaggACTTGGAGTGTGCATTGCTGCTGCGGCAGCATGAGGCCACACGGGAGCTTGAGCTAAGACAGCTCCAGGCTGTACAGCGCACAAGGGCAGAGCTCACCCGCCTGCAGCACCAGACAGAGCTGGGCAACCAGCTGGAGTACAACAAGCGGCGTGAGCAAGAGTTGCGGCAGAAGCATGCGGCCCAGGTTCGCCAGCAGCCCAAGAGCCTCAAAGTACGTGCAGGCCAGCGTCCCCCGGCCCTCCCGCTCCCCATTCCTGGGGCTCTGGGACCACCCAGCACAGGCACCCCTAGAGAAGAGCATCCCTGCTCATCTGGCCAGGAGGCAGTCTTTGGCCAAAGAATTCTGGGAGAGGAGGAGCAAGCAGTTCCAGAGAGAAGGATTCTGGGAAAGGAAGGGGCCACCTTGGAACCAGAGGAGCAGAGGATTTTGGGGGAAGAATCAGGAACCCCTAGTCCCAGTCCACAAAAACATAGGTGTTTGGTTGATGAGGAAGTTTGGGGTCTTACTGAGGAGGAGATAGAGGAGCTAAGAGTCCCATCCCTGACACCTCAGGAAAGGAACATTTTGGGCCAGGAGGCGGCTGTGGCATGGAGGTTGTGGGAGAAGGAGTATAGGAGCCTCCTGGATGAGGAATTTGAGTTTGGCTGGGTCCAAGGCCCAGCTCTGACCCCAGtccctgaggaggaggaagaggaagaagaggaggaaggggctcCAATTAGGACTCCGAGGGATCCTGGAGATGGCTGTCCCTCACCAGACATCCCCCCTGAACCCCCTCCAACATATCTGAGACCTGGCCCTGCTAGCCAGTTCCCTGGACTCCTGTCCCATGGCCTCCTGGCTGGCCTCTCTTTTGCAGTGGGGTCCTCCTCTGGCCTCCTGCCCCTACTActtctgctgctgctcccactgctggcggcccagggtgggggtggcttGCAGGCCTCGCTGCTAGCCCTTGAGGTGGGGCTGGTGGGCCTGGGGGCCTCCTACCTACTTCTTTGTACAGCTCTGCATCTGCCCCCCAGTCTGTTCTTACTCCTTGCCCAGGCCACTGCACTGGGGGCTATCCTGGGTCTGAGCTGGTGCCGAGGCCTTATGGGTGTCCCTCTGGGCCTTGGGGCCGCCTGGCTCCTAGCCTGGCCAAGCCTGGTTCTACCACTGGCAGCTATGGCAGCTGGGGGCAAATGGGTGCGGCAGCAGGGACCTCAGATTCGCCGGGGCATCTCTCGGCTCTGGTTACGGGCTCTGCTGCGCCTATCCCCCATGGCCTTTAGGGCCCtacagggctgtggggctgttgGGGACCGGGGTCTGTTTGCCCTCTACCCCAAGACCAACAAGGATGGCTTCCGCAGTCGACTGCCTGTCCCTGGGCCTCGGCGGAGTAATTCCCGGGCTTCCCGACACCCACTAGCCCTGTTGGCAAGGTTTTGGGCCCTGTGTAAGGGCTGGAACTGGCACCTGGCACGGGCCAGCCAGGGTTTGGCCTCCCGCTTACCTCCCTGGGCTATCCACACACTGGCCAGCTGGGGCCTGCTTCGGGTTGAACGGCCCAGCCGTATTCCCCGACTACTACCACGCAGCCAGCGCAGGCTAGGGCCCCCTGCCGCCCACCAACCACCACCAGGGACTCTAGCTGGGCGGAAATCCCGAACCCGTCAGTCCCGGGCCCTGCCTCCCTGGAGGTGACCAACTCTGGTGTTTCATCAGCCCGAATCTAGAGCATTGAGCACTTTATCTCCCACTACTCAGCGAAGATTCTGCAGTCCCAGTCCTCCCTTTCATCCCTCCTTCCTCAgtgtgctccccccacccccaacccttgGACCTCTAGGCAGGCAGCCCCCTCCACTAGAGCTCAGAAGTTACACTTTGTGTTCTCCTGAAGCTCCTCCCCCACCTTAAGTTATTGCTGTTCTCCCGCTGTGTGTGTGCTCATCCTCACCCTCATCGACTCAGGCCTGGGGCCAGGTGTGGTGGTGGGTGGAAAgagtcatgtgtttttttttctctctttgattttgtttttctgtctcccttccaACCTATCCCCTTTCCcccatcaaaaaaagaaaaagacaaacacaaataaaatatctaaGCGGAACTATACCTTTGGCCCAGGCTGCCTCTGTCTGCTTTGTCCTGCCGCCTAGCCTCCCTGGTATGCCCCAATCCAGACCCTTGGCCCCCAGTCCCATGACCTCTTCACCTCCATCTACGTTATCTCAACCCCTTTCATTCCTCAGCCTCATCCTCTCTGGCGTCAACTTTATTACATCATGACCACCACCAGCTTGGTGGTCTGGACCTCTTTGAGCTTTGACATATCTTATGCCCACAGTTCCCATTTGTGGATTCCTTAAGAGAGTCCTTAGGTTCTGGTCCTTTTGTCCTCATCCCCTGCTTTGTCTCCCAACCTGTTCCCTTTCTGGGAGCTGAATTTCTCTCCTGGCATCAGGCATTATTCTAGAGGGCTGGGGGATGGAACTGGGAACCCTGAATAGTAGGGGATGGTGAGTTTGGGGGCCAAGCAAGAGAGTATGGGGGCTGTGGAAATGGGATTGGTTGTGGGCTTGGAATGGGAGCTGAGTGTGTAAGGGGCTGTCTGGAATGTGGAAATCTGGCCAGGGTGGCAGCTGTTGGCCCATTGAACTTGTCAGGCCCTTTCTGGCCACTTCTTTGCCCCTTTGCCTTATGTGGCCTGAGATGGGGCCACCTCTCCTTATCCATTTCTCAGCTCGGTGGttgtccttccctccttcccacccagaGGTACTGAACCTGGGCCTTCCTCTGTCTTCAGCTGTGTTGCTCTCTTCCATGGGTGTGTTGTGTGATTTGGTTTTCTCACTCTTCTTGTACACATTCCGTATCTGCTCACATGCTTCTATCTCTAGGTTGTGTTTTCTGTGCATGGTCAAAGCTTCTTGTATGCCCTCAGTACTCTAAAGATTCCAGTTCCCTGTCCATGAACTCTCCTGCTGTTTCTTGTGTTTTCCACCCAACTCTGTGAACATGCTCTCGGAACCTTGTTTTCTTTGCATCTCTTGCCCATTGAGAATCTTCCTGATCTCTCTCAACACAATCCCATCTCTCCATGTCTGTCTGTATAcagttccccccgccccctctgtctaacatgttttctgtttctctccctctccctgtctctgtttctgtctcttcctctctctctctctctctctcttttccccttctcccctgattgttcctcctcctcctgttcctcctcctcctgttcttcctcttcctcctctccctcttcctctcccctgcccccatttCCCCTCGGTCCATCCACTGCATAGTCTAAGGAGCTGCAGATCAAGAAGCAGTTCCAGGAGACGTGTAAGATCCAGACTCGGCAGTACAAGGCTCTGCGGGCACACTTGCTGGAGACTACGCCTAAAGCTCAGCACAAGAGCCTCCTTAAGCGGCTTAAGGAAGAACAGACCCGAAAGCTGGCAATCCTAGCTGAACAATACGACCAGTCCATCTCAGAGATGCTCAGCTCACAGGCGGTGAGGCCTGGGGTCCAGAGAGGGAGCATGGCGGAGAGTGGCCTCTATTTCCCACTGGGTTATGGGCCCTgaaagcaggggagggggtggataGAGAAGGGGCTTTTTGTTCCTGGAAAACCTCAGATCTCTCCCACTGTTGGTATTCTCTGCAATGGTTTTATTCTCTCGCTTGAGTATTTTCTTAAGGTCTTGACAAAGCCAGCCTGCCTATTCTACCAAGAACCACCGAGGAAAGTGTGGCTGTaatttttccttgagcctgagtTAGTTTAATGTGTGAATAGAAAATCAAAATGTTTGTAGCCCTCAGGCCAATTTCCTGACTTGTGGAGGATTTTGAAGGTTGCTGTTCTAAAAGTGATCACACATAAGTAACATGGAATGGGTCACTTAAATATACACATGCTGTAAAAAGTAACACTATTCATTGCCATTTTTTTACCCAATCCCACTTTTCAGAATTATTGTTAATAATTCATCGTACTAGATATTTCCTATGCATATTGAAgttacataaaatttttaaacaagaatGAATCATACTTTACATACTATTCTTTAACTTTTTTCCACCTAATATTTCTTGGACCTCTTCCCATGTCAGTACacatatctcatttttttttttaacagcataGAATTATCCATGGTatgaatataccataatttatttaacccatCCCTTAttggtggacatttaggttgtttccagtatATTGCTATTACAACGCTTCAGTGAACACCTTCGAGCACATGTGCAAGTATACCTTGGGGATAAATTCCTGGAAGTGTAATTGCTGTGTCACAGGGTATGACGACCTTTCATTTTGGTAGATGTTGACACTGGCTGCTTCTTGAAACCTTAGGGCCCAGGCCtacctggggcaggggaggattgtgggggttggggaggaggccCCTTAAAATTAgttcttcctgttttccagcTGCGGCTTGATGAGACCCAAGAGGCAGAGTTCCAAGCCCTTCGGCAGCAGCTTCAACAGGAACTGGAGCTACTCAATGCTTATCAGAGTAAGATCAAGATTCGCACGGAGAGTCAACATGAGAGGGAGTTGCGAGAGCTGGAACAGAGAGTAGCTCTGAGGCGGGCACTGCTAGAGCAGCGGGTAAGAGGGCTTGGTCTTCAGGATGGGGTGGGCAATCCCCTCTAACCCTCACTGGACTCTCTAATCTCTTCTGGGTGTTCCAGGTGGAAGAGGAGCTGCTGGCCCTGCAAACAGGGCGTTCTGAACGAATCCGGAGTTTGCTCGAGCGGCAGGCCCGTGAGATCGAGGCTTTCGATGCTGAGAGCATGAGGCTGGGTTTCTCCAGTATGGCTCTGGGGGGCATTCCAGCCgaggctgctgcccagggctatcccgctcctccccctgcccctgcctggccctcccGCCCTGTTCCCCGTTCAGGAGCACACTGGAGCCATGGCCCTCCTCCACCTGGCATGCCCCCCCCAGCTTGGCGTCAGCCCTCTCTGCTGGCTCCCCCAGGTCccccaaactggctggggccccCAGCACAGAGTGGGACACCCCGTGGTGGAGCCCTGCTACTGCTAAGaaacagcccccagcccctgcgaCGGGCAGCCTCGGGGGGCAGTGGCAGTGACAATGTGGGCCCACCTGCTGCCGCAGTGCCTGGGCCTCTGAGCCGCAGCACCAGTGTCGCTTCCCACATCCTCAATGGCTCCTCCCACTTCTATTCCTGAAGTGCAAGGTGGATCAGCagatggaggggcaggggcagggttggGTGGAGCCTGATTCTGGAGGGCTTACAAGCTTGAGGCCCACCCAAGGGTGGGGGACAGGATGTTAGTTCCAGCTCCCCTCAAACCTCATCTCATGAGCTTCTTGGGCTGGCCAGTGGCCCAGGGTCAGCTTGGGCATAGGTTCCTCAAGGCTGACTAggagcccctgcctccccaccatGGTGCCAGGGTCTCTCTCCACCACCGCCTTGGAAAAGGAGGGAGATGTTTGTGTCAAATATTCATCTAgtcccctgggggaggggaagggtgggtCTAGATATATTCAGAGAACTATACTACTCCCTGCATTGGGGCCATGGATTGGGGACGCCAGGCCCCCGCAGACCTGGGATGTGACAGAGCAAGTCTGGGGGTCGGGTGGGGAGTACGGGAGGAAAGGGCCTTCTTAGGAAGAAGGATAAGGATGGGGTCTTGGGGTCAGGATGCCTGGGTCTCTCCATTCCCCTGTTGCCGTCTGAAGTCCTGTGCcgtcttgtctttttttttttttttaattgagatcagagctggggcaggggaaCAAGGGAAGGACCTTGGAAGGGGCTGCTCCCAGGTCTGGGGGCAGTCATGGCAGCCCCTCCCAGCTACGGGGCTGGCACAGAGCCCCATGGCAAGCTTTTAATAAACTGTTGGTTATTCTAACAGACCCCAGGACTCATGCTTTCTAAGCTGTGTATTAAGGACTATTCAGTGGCAGGTGATAATGTTACTTGTATTTAAAGAGGATTTATTGGGCTGTATAACTAAAAATTGCAGTGTTTTTAATGACTTTGGCCATTACTAGATCCAGAGCCTTAGATGGGATCATTAGACTTTTGACCTCTGCTTCCCTTTGCTTTGGCTTCAAAGATTTTTAGAAGATTCACTTCATGCTCAAGCTCCTAGCAGCTCCAGGGTTACATCTTACCAACAACTTCAACAGCAagaatcccagcaaattcccgaAGTGACCTCATTGGCTCCATCTGTAGCCAGAGGATTGGCATGGTGCTGATTGGTAAGGTGTAGGTCCTGTACCCCCAACCCCTGAATGCTGAAAGGGTTGGCCCATAGACCAAGGGGCTGTTTTTATAAAGGGGACGAAAGACATAAACACCAGCTGTCTCCAAGTTATTTCATTTTGTGCTTCACAATCTTAAAGCCATTTTTTCATAGAGTCCTCCAACAAGACAGGAGGGTCAGAGAGGCACACTAGTCAGACTGGAGGAAGATTAGGAGCCACTCTTCTAATAGAGCCTGGTGCAGACTGGATGGCAGGATCTAAAAGCTGGGACTCCTTTGGAGAACCTGAGGGAAATTAAAGGGAACTAGATGGCGTGGGTGGGATGAGAGTGGGGGACTAGTTTTAATGAGGTGATTCAAACACTCCTTTATTgagtcttaaaaaataaactcctGTAAGCACTTTAAACTGAGAACATGAAACAAATAGGATCCCAGCAACTGTACCTGGGGGTTTCAAGTCTGAAAAAAGGTGCTTCTCTTTGGGCACAGAGTTTGGGTTGGTGGGGGGTGCTATAGACGTGTGCTTTCTACAAGTGTGTAAAGTTCCTCCTGGTAGGCGGGGGAGCTCAGTTACTCTCGCCGTCACTGCTGATGATGCCACGCATATGAGACCAGTCTGGGCGTGGGGCACAGTGCCGCTCTTCCTCTGAGTCCAGGGTCCGGCGGTATAGCTCCCCGGGGAGGGCTGCTTCTGAAGGGTTCCAGGCAGTGCGTCTGCGTGGCCGACCTGGGGGGAAGAAGTGGATGAGTTGTCTGAGGCAGTCCAAGCCCCATCTGTTCCTGGGCAGGGGGAAGCCCCTCACCTGAACAGCTGATGATGTTAGTGATGTCCAAGGATGCCACCTCGGCTGCCTCCTCACGCTGCTCCTTTAGAGCCCGACACTTCTCTAAGGAAGGGTTACCTGGGGCAGAAGAATCTTGtgatcccctcctccccagcagccAAGGACctctcctgcagccccagggcaCACCCGGCCTAACCCTTCATGCCCAGAGCTTCCAGCTCCGCCCGGAGGACACACAGGCGCTCCTTGCGCGAGCGGCAGGAGCCCAGCAGCTTCTTGTAGTTGCGATGGGCGCCACAGGCCCGAATGTAGCGCTTTAGTCTCATCACAGCAGGGTGGTCCTCATCACGATGACCAGACTGACAAGAAAAGACAACAGCTGAAGGTCAGGGCTTCTGGGTTTGACTCTAGGTCTCCCTCTTCACTTAAAGGTGGCCTCCCACCCCATCTTCATCCTCACCTTCCTGCCTTTGGGTTCCGGGCTGCCATTtgcagaagaggaggaagagcttCGGGACCTGCTTTTCTTGGAGCTCTTCCTGTAAGAGCGGTTCTTCCTCTCCCCCTTGAGGGTCCCCCCTGCCTCACTGTCACTCACCTCCCTGTCTGAGTCACTTGCCTCACCATTGGTTGTCTTTCTACTTTCTACTTTGGCTGACTTTCCCATGCCTTTAGTAGCTGGTTTCACCTTCCTCCAGCTGTCTTCCCCATCCTCCTTGCTGCTGCCACTCTGCCTTTTGCCACCATCCCGCTGAGTCCTGTTCTTGCCCTTCCTCTGCACTAGGGGCTCTTCATCTCCCCCACTGTTATCTCCgctgcctgctgctgctttttccttctcttcctctctgtcccccCAGTCTCCCAGAACTTTTGCTGCCAGGCTTTTCTGCTTGCTGCTCCTCTCCTCCCAAGCTGACTTTTTCCCTCCATTGTTTGGAGCTCTGGGTTTCCAATCCTCCTCGCTGTTCTCTTTCTTGGCTAGGGTCTCCTCCCCCTCACTCTCCATTTCACTTTCCTGGTGCCTTTTAGCTCTTTTGTTTTCCATCCTTTGGGCAGGTTCTTCCTCACTGTCCTCACTCTCCTCCATGGCCTGCTTCCTACTAGCTGAAATCTTGTCTGGTACCTGCTTGTTCTTAATGGTGGCCTCCCACCCCATCTTCATCCTCACCTTCCTGCCTTTGGGTTCCGGGCTGCCGTTtgcagaagaggaggaagagcttCGGGGCCTGCTTTTCTTGGAGCTCTTCCTGTAAGAGCGGTTCTTCCTCTCCCCCTTGAGGGTCCCCCCTGCCTCACTGTCACTCACCTCCCTCTCCGAGTCACTTGCCTCACCATTGGTGGTTTTTCCATTTTCTACTTTGGCTGACTTTCCCATGCCTTTAGTAGCTGGTTTCACCTTCCTCCAGCTGTCTTCCCCATCCTCCTCACTGCTGCCACTCTGCCTTTTGCCACCATCCCGCTGGGTCCTGTGTTTTGTCACACGTTTCTTCCTAGTCCTGCCTTTGGACTCCTTTTCCTTATTCCCTTCCTCACTGCTCTCTTCTCTCCAGACCTGACTTGTTCTAGCagagctctcctcctcctcccagctctcCTTCGCTGCCGCCTCCTCTAATCCGGTCTTGCATGCAGTAAGGTCCCTCTGCTGTTCCTCATCGCTGCTCTCAGTTGCTCTTTTTGGGGCCCGC
This is a stretch of genomic DNA from Myotis daubentonii chromosome 4, mMyoDau2.1, whole genome shotgun sequence. It encodes these proteins:
- the HIRIP3 gene encoding HIRA-interacting protein 3, which codes for MARENEMREFTRSFFRGRPDLSTLTHSIVRRRFLAHTGRDHLDPKEKQALKRLVEEELLKMQGDEAGAREGLDLAKKAKRPPTSCSDPERKRFRLNSDSEPSAAASSPDCSSHPAKNGMGAVASPTEESPKRAPKRATESSDEEQQRDLTACKTGLEEAAAKESWEEEESSARTSQVWREESSEEGNKEKESKGRTRKKRVTKHRTQRDGGKRQSGSSEEDGEDSWRKVKPATKGMGKSAKVENGKTTNGEASDSEREVSDSEAGGTLKGERKNRSYRKSSKKSRPRSSSSSSANGSPEPKGRKVRMKMGWEATIKNKQVPDKISASRKQAMEESEDSEEEPAQRMENKRAKRHQESEMESEGEETLAKKENSEEDWKPRAPNNGGKKSAWEERSSKQKSLAAKVLGDWGDREEEKEKAAAGSGDNSGGDEEPLVQRKGKNRTQRDGGKRQSGSSKEDGEDSWRKVKPATKGMGKSAKVESRKTTNGEASDSDREVSDSEAGGTLKGERKNRSYRKSSKKSRSRSSSSSSANGSPEPKGRKSGHRDEDHPAVMRLKRYIRACGAHRNYKKLLGSCRSRKERLCVLRAELEALGMKGNPSLEKCRALKEQREEAAEVASLDITNIISCSGRPRRRTAWNPSEAALPGELYRRTLDSEEERHCAPRPDWSHMRGIISSDGESN